Sequence from the Sphingobacteriaceae bacterium GW460-11-11-14-LB5 genome:
CTCACCCAAAATGCCATTACGCCTGCATCAGGAACAGTTGATAGCAGCATCAAAACAATTTAGTCTTGAGGTTTTTGATACCTATTTTACCCATGCCGAAGTAACCATTAACTGCTTTAGCTGGGGAAACGGAAAACGTAAAGTATTACTTACGCACGGCTGGGCCTCAAAAGCTTTAGACTTTTATGAGTTGATTACTGAACTCCTGAAAGTAGATGACCTGGAAATTATAGCTTTTGATGCACCCGGTAACGGAAGTTCAATCTCTGAATTCTCCAACCTGATGTTATATGCCGATTCGGTAAAATCCATTGCCTTAAATTATGCGCAGCCCGACGTGCTGATTGGGCACTCCCTTGGCGGTATGGCTAATGTAATTGCTTTGCAGGAACTCGGCTATAGTCCAGATCTGCTCATTAGCATCGCACCGTTAATCAGGCTGAAAGAAAACTTCGAGCAGAGTCTCGATTCGGTCAACATCAGCCCAAAGGATCAGGATATCTTTTTTAGCAACTTTGTCAAAGAGTTCCCTGTTGCTGCAAGCCACTTTAACCTGACTGAATTATATCAGTTAAACGCCGAAATTGATCATTTCCTGGCGTTCGATCCGGCTGATCACATTTCTCCCTATGCATTTCTAAAAGAATTCATGGATAAATATCCTGCAATCCAGGCAAAATCTTTCGAAGATGTGGGGCATTATAAAATCCTCAGATCGGCTGAGGTAATTGAAGATATTGTGGATAGAATTTCTGCACTTCCAATGTTATAAATCGTGCCGGGCGGTAACATTTTACGCCATAAATGACAGCCTGTCCCGACTTTTCTTATCGTGTAGACACATCTCTGTTAATTTACATTTGTTTTTAGTTCCTTTGTCTAAGGCGATCGTCATGCTGAACTTGTTTCAGCATCGCAATCGGGTTTATTTAATCCAGGCTGGTACAGGGAACAGGCTTTTGTTAACTAAACCCGACAGTAGCGGGCATCCCGATTATTTTCAATCGGGATAAAGCGAATGGCGGGACTACAGCACCTGTGAAATGCTGCCCTTTCTTTTCCTAAAAAAAAGACTGATACTGGATAACCTGAACTAGATAATTAGAACTTTAAGAGCTTAATAAGTGTCAGATGGTAACATCTAAAACTACGGAAAAGAACGGATATCTGTTTTTATACCTGATAACTTCTAATCTCCGTCTCCCGACTTACCAATTCCATCTTCCATTATACATCTTACATCTTCCATCGCTCATATTATTTCTCATCCATAACAGTGCATAACAGTTAAAATTACTGTATATTCTATTTTAGAGCAACCAAATATTATTAATAGAGCATGCAAGCAATTTTAGGCGTAATTTTTCATTTCTTCGGCGGGTTTGCCTCCGGAAGTTTTTATATCCCTTACAAAAAAGTTAAAGGCTGGGCCTGGGAAAGTTACTGGATTGTTGGGGGAATCTTCTCCTGGTTAATCGTTCCACCACTTGCTGCTTTTTTAACCATCCCGAATTTTACGGCAATTATCACCAGTACAAACGGTAGTATTTTATGGCTAACCTATTTTTTTGGTGTGCTTTGGGGTATCGGCGGCTTAACCTATGGATTGGGCGTTCGTTATCTGGGCGTATCGTTAGGGAGTAGTATCATTTTAGGGCTTTGCATGGTTCTGGGTTCCATCCTGCCATCTATCTACTTCGATTTTTTCCCTCAGGCAGGTAAAGATACTTTTACCATGTTTCTACATACCGATTGGGGTCGCATGGTATTGCTGGGGCTTTTAGTCTGCGTTGTGGGTATTATCATCTGCGGTAAGGCAGGTATGATGAAAGAGAAGGAAATGAAAACCGGTATTACCGATCCGCACGGCATGGAGGTAAAAACAGAATATAAGTTTGGACTCGGTTTATTTGTGGGTATTGTATCGGGTGTTTTAAGTGCCTGTTTCAATTTCGGCATCGAAGCCGGGAAACCAATGGCCGATGCAGCTAACGCGATCTGGAAAGCAGCAAATCCTGCTGAACCGGGTAATTTCTTGTTCCAGAACAACGTTACTTATGTAATTGTGCTTTGGGGAGGTTTAACCACCAACTTTATCTGGTGTATGGTATTAAATGCGCGAAACAAAACATTTGGTGATTATACAAACGCGGCAAAACCGCTATTAAAAAACTATATTTTTTCTGCACTGGCAGGTACCACCTGGTTTTTACAGTTCTTTTTCTACGGTATGGGCGAAAGTAAAATGGGTAATGGCGCCAGTTCGTGGATTCTGCATATGGCCTTTATCATCCTCATTGCCAACGTATGGGGACTGGTATTAAAAGAGTGGAAAGGGGTATCCAGAAAAACTTTGATTACTGTGTTGGCGGGTATTTTAACCATCATCATTTCGGTACTCATTGTGGGTTATGGTAATAGAATAAAAGGATAATAATAAAAATTTAAATAGAATATAAGAATGTCAATCGATACGAAAAGTTATAAGCACGTAAGCTATCTGTGGGATGAAGAGGAAGCCGCAAAACTGGCTGGAGATGAAGTTGCCCTTTTGATTTATCGCTCTAATTTATTGGGTGCAGATTTACGCTTAACCAATTATGGAGGTGGAAATACCTCGTGTAAAGTATTGGAAAAGGATCCGCTTACCGGTTTAGAAACCGAAGTCATGTGGGTAAAAGGCTCAGGTGGCGATTTAGGCACTTTAAAGAAAAGCGGCCTTGCAGCATTATATGTTGATCGTTTACGTAGTTTGAAAAATATTTACCGTGGGGTAGAACATGAGGATGAAATGGTTGAATTGTTTAACCACTGCATTTTCGATTTGAGCTCTAAGGCACCATCAATCGATACGCCTTTGCATGGTTTTTTACCGTTTGCGCATATTGATCACTTGCATCCGGATGCAGCCATTGCCATCGCTGCGGCTAAAGACGGTAAAAAAATTACGGAAGAATTATTTGGCGGCACAATTGGCTGGGTAGAATGGAAAAAACCAGGTTTCGAGCTGGGCTTGCAGTTAAAGCAATGTTTGGATGAAAATCCAGGCATCCGCGGTATTATGTTAGGCTCACACGGTTTGTTTACCTGGGGAGATACGGCCTACGAAAGTTACCTGAATACCTTAGAAGTAATCGAAATCTGTTCGGATTACCTCAACCAGAATTATGGTAAAAAAGGTCCTGTTTTTGGTGGACAAAAAATTGAAAGTGCTGCTGCAGATCAACGTAAAAAACAAGCGGCTGCTTTAGCACCTGTTTTGCGTGGTTTATGCTCTTCTAAACAACACATGATCGGTCATTTTACTGATGATGCGCGTGTGCTGGAATTCATCAATTCTAATGATTTGGATCGCCTGGCCCCAATGGGAACCAGTTGTCCCGATCACTTTTTAAGAAC
This genomic interval carries:
- a CDS encoding rhamnose/proton symporter RhaT, producing the protein MQAILGVIFHFFGGFASGSFYIPYKKVKGWAWESYWIVGGIFSWLIVPPLAAFLTIPNFTAIITSTNGSILWLTYFFGVLWGIGGLTYGLGVRYLGVSLGSSIILGLCMVLGSILPSIYFDFFPQAGKDTFTMFLHTDWGRMVLLGLLVCVVGIIICGKAGMMKEKEMKTGITDPHGMEVKTEYKFGLGLFVGIVSGVLSACFNFGIEAGKPMADAANAIWKAANPAEPGNFLFQNNVTYVIVLWGGLTTNFIWCMVLNARNKTFGDYTNAAKPLLKNYIFSALAGTTWFLQFFFYGMGESKMGNGASSWILHMAFIILIANVWGLVLKEWKGVSRKTLITVLAGILTIIISVLIVGYGNRIKG